ATCCTTGTGATTGTTTCATCATGACTAAAACTCAATGTTGAAAAACTCACCTCATTGGCTAGACTAAATGTTCCCCAGTGCATGGCCACTGATTTCTTAGCTGTCAAATCTTGATGTATCTGTACTGCCTCTGCAGGGTCTACATGCTGACCCTTCATAAACCACCTGAAAAAGACACATCATCTGTCAATAAGGTCTCTGCGTTTATCATCCACtgcaacaacaaatataatgttACAGTCCACTGCATAAGATTTGATGACACTGAAACTAAGCAAGGAAGAATAACTCAAAGGTGTCAGTGGCTTGTCATCACTGTGATCTATCCCTATATTTACCATTCTATGACCATCTACGGAACATTAATATTACATGTCCCCTCCAGAGAATGCCCATCTCCATGAACAGGACACATTTTTGGTCCCCTGGGTGACCTCCAGACTAGTTTGACTGCAGTTAAAAATTAACCCTACACAGTAATCAATACAGTTGTACCTACAAGGTGTATTTTGTTAGGTACAGACTTCAAAAGCCATACAAACCTTGGTTCATATGCTCCTATTGGTATCGCTGCCACATCAATTGGTCCAAATTTCCGGCCAATTTGTTTAAAGGCTTCACAATAACCTGTATCTCCACCAAAAAAGAAGCTGCAATTTGAACCACGTATCGTCCAACTACCCCACAGTACTTTGTTGTCATCTGTTGGACCCCTCTTGCACCAATGCTGTGTTGGAGTGAAAATGAATGTCACACTGGGGACATCCGGAATTGAGTTCTCTTGCCACCAGTCAAGTTCAATGCAATTCTCAATGCCAATATTACTCATCCACTCCATCAGACCAAGAGGAACAAACCACCGTATGCTGCCACCGAAGCGGGCATTCAACAATTTCACTGTGCTTACATCCAAATGATCGTAGTGGTTATGACTGATCACAACTGCATGGATCCGTGGTAAGTCATGCACAGTGCAAGGTGGATCACGGTAACGCTTGGGTCCTATCAATTGGGAAGGTGCACACCGCTGACTGAAGATTGGGTCAGTGAGTATAGATATTCCATCAAATTGAACCAGCATAGTAGCATGACCAATCCATGTCACTCTTATACCAGACTCAGGTGGTTGTTTCAGTTCCTCTTTATTTGGTTTCAGTATCGGCAAAGTTTGGTCCAGTACCTGTGTAGCAGAACAGAAGAAAACAGgtcattcatttttttcatgactGGCCCTGGGAGTTGGTCAAACTATTTAATGTAGTGAGA
This is a stretch of genomic DNA from Ptychodera flava strain L36383 chromosome 21, AS_Pfla_20210202, whole genome shotgun sequence. It encodes these proteins:
- the LOC139121032 gene encoding N-acyl-phosphatidylethanolamine-hydrolyzing phospholipase D-like isoform X2, producing MDESDVGTTEIFGHTVRDTPSMFNQQESSSDNLQQLRTEQTDVRLKQITRQSSDSDSTKQVGDVTKSVRKGGRFVNPWASFQKPGLGAALKWSMFSKDNSSVPSKAVLDQTLPILKPNKEELKQPPESGIRVTWIGHATMLVQFDGISILTDPIFSQRCAPSQLIGPKRYRDPPCTVHDLPRIHAVVISHNHYDHLDVSTVKLLNARFGGSIRWFVPLGLMEWMSNIGIENCIELDWWQENSIPDVPSVTFIFTPTQHWCKRGPTDDNKVLWGSWTIRGSNCSFFFGGDTGYCEAFKQIGRKFGPIDVAAIPIGAYEPRWFMKGQHVDPAEAVQIHQDLTAKKSVAMHWGTFSLANEHYLEPPQKLKEALEAKLIPQEDFVVMKHGESKLFL
- the LOC139121032 gene encoding N-acyl-phosphatidylethanolamine-hydrolyzing phospholipase D-like isoform X1 → MHYCSFPAKANRRQLKGIFSPSFLKVIQGLPTLTVTRKKTSMDESDVGTTEIFGHTVRDTPSMFNQQESSSDNLQQLRTEQTDVRLKQITRQSSDSDSTKQVGDVTKSVRKGGRFVNPWASFQKPGLGAALKWSMFSKDNSSVPSKAVLDQTLPILKPNKEELKQPPESGIRVTWIGHATMLVQFDGISILTDPIFSQRCAPSQLIGPKRYRDPPCTVHDLPRIHAVVISHNHYDHLDVSTVKLLNARFGGSIRWFVPLGLMEWMSNIGIENCIELDWWQENSIPDVPSVTFIFTPTQHWCKRGPTDDNKVLWGSWTIRGSNCSFFFGGDTGYCEAFKQIGRKFGPIDVAAIPIGAYEPRWFMKGQHVDPAEAVQIHQDLTAKKSVAMHWGTFSLANEHYLEPPQKLKEALEAKLIPQEDFVVMKHGESKLFL